From one Thermomicrobiales bacterium genomic stretch:
- a CDS encoding VOC family protein has translation MAETHATMSQQSPNHVEAASVAPGPIHHLGIVVRDITVAVEQYRALGFTGGEVTRVAEQNADIAALRAGESWVEILAPIEHDSPIGRFLDARGPGVHHIAYLVDDLPATLDQLAAAGVELIDRQPRRGLHDWLIAFVHPRACAGVLTELVDRASVE, from the coding sequence GTGGCCGAGACGCACGCTACAATGAGCCAGCAGTCACCAAACCACGTCGAGGCCGCAAGCGTCGCCCCTGGCCCGATCCATCACCTCGGCATCGTTGTTCGCGACATCACGGTTGCCGTCGAGCAGTACCGCGCGCTGGGATTCACCGGCGGCGAGGTGACGCGGGTGGCCGAGCAGAACGCCGACATCGCCGCGCTGCGGGCCGGCGAGAGCTGGGTCGAGATCCTCGCGCCGATCGAGCACGACTCGCCAATCGGCCGATTCCTCGACGCACGCGGCCCCGGCGTCCACCACATCGCCTACCTCGTCGACGACCTGCCGGCCACGCTCGACCAGCTGGCGGCAGCCGGCGTCGAGCTGATCGACCGTCAGCCTCGCCGCGGCCTGCACGACTGGCTGATCGCGTTCGTCCACCCGCGCGCCTGCGCCGGGGTGCTGACCGAGCTGGTGGACCGGGCGAGCGTGGAGTAG